A stretch of DNA from Armatimonadota bacterium:
GGCAATGAGCAGGAAGAAGGCGCCGGCTCCGGCTGCGGCAACCACCGCGGGGACAATCCTGCCCTGGAGGGCGGACAGGGCCAGGCCCGCGGCCAGACCGGGATAGGTGATGGCGTTGGGGACGATCTGGTGGTCCAAGTCGATGAAAAACACCGCCAGCAGGCTGAGGGCCAAGACGGCCCCCGAGACCAGAGCCAGCCAGGCGCCCGCGGGCGCATAGGAGGACCAGATCAGGACCAGCAACACGCCGGCCGTAGCTTCCACCAGGGGGTACCGCCACCCGATCGGCGCCCGGCAGGTCCGGCACCGGCCGCGCAACAGGACGAAGCTGAGCAGGGGGATGTTGTCGGCCGGCCGCACCGGCGTCCCGCAGCGCGGGCAGTGCGAGCCCGGGCGGACCAGAGACTGCTTGCGGGGCAGCCGGTAGATCACCACGTTGAGAAAACTGCCCAGGATGGTGCCCAGGGCGAAGACGAAGGCGAGGATGGCGGGCGAGTTCATGAGCGGTCACCGTGCGGACGCGCGAACTCGCGGGAAGGCGGGATCGCGGGAACGCGAGAACGCGGCTGGGTGGCGGTGCGACCCGGCGGTTCCCTCCGCCGCGGGAGGCGTCGCACCGCCCCGCGCAGGGTGTCCAGCGCCTGCCGGCAGGCGTCGACGTCCCCCAAAGTGGCCGGCCGACCGCCGTACCGGGATGCCTCAAACACCCGCGTGACCAGATCCGCGGGGGGCCGGACGGACTCCGGCAGCGCCGCCACGAACTCCCGAGGAGTCAGATGCCCCAGCCGGCGGTATCCCCGGCGTCTCAGCAGGTGCTCCATGCGGACGTAGGCGGTCTCCACCGGATCTGCGGGGCGGCCGGGCCCGCGCCGTGTCCGGGCCGCGGCGGCGGCCGCAGCGGCCGCCGCCCCCAGGACAGCGAGGACGCCCTGCAGGGGAATGTCCCGCGGGACCGTTGCGCCGGCTCCGGCCATCCCCCTCCACACCCATCGGATCCCGTCCGCCAGCAGCCACTGGCCGGGTGAGTCGTCCAGCGCGGACGGCACCGCAAACCCCGGCGTCGGGTCCACCGCCACCCACCCCACGCCGGGCTGGAAGACCTCCACCCAGGCGTGGGCGTCGGAGTTGCGGACCTCGTAGTAGCCGGTGAGCCGATTATACGCCCCGGTGGTGTAGCCGGTCACCAACCGCGCCGGGACCCCGGCCGCGCGCAGCAGGACGGCCAGGGCGCTGCTGAACGCCTCGCAGGATCCCTGGCGCGTCACGAACAGGAAGTGGTCGACGGCATCCGCACCCGGAGGCAACGGAGGCGCCTGCAGCGTGTACGTGCAGCACCGGCGCAGGTAGTCGGCGACGGCCACGGCCTTGCCGTAGGGGCTGCCGCCTCCCGCCGCGAGGTCGGCGGCCAACTGCCGCACGCGGTCGGGCAGCCGGGGCACCTGCAGGTACCGCTCCCGCACCGAGGGCGGAATCTCGCCGTGCTCGCGGGCCAGCAGCGCCGGAGTGGGCGACGGGACCCGGCTGATCACGCTGTAGACCATCCCCGGCTCCAGGGTAATCGGGCTGCGCAGTCCGGCGTAGCGGTCCACGGCTACCAGCCCGGTGGGGAAGTAGACCTCGAACGGCCGGTAGGCGGCGAAGATGACGTTGGGCTGGTCGGCCTCCACGTAAAATGTCTGGACGACCTGCTCGGAGCCGGCCGGCCAGGGCTCGTCCTCTCCCAGCCGGGCCACAAACCGCACCTGGTCGGGGATCAGTTCCTCGACGGACGGATCCGTCATCCGCCAGCCCTGGCCGGTGTACTCGTCAAACCCCAGCCCCCGCCAGAACGCCGGGCGCGTGGACCGGACGCGCAGGACCAGACGCTCGTCCGGCACACCCCGCAGGCGCAGGTCCACGAAGGTGGAGAAGCCCACGTAGCCCAGGGGGTTGAAGACCACGTCCCGCTGCGGTCCCGCCTGGTCGGCCTCCGGATAGGCCGGATTGACAATGCGTGTGTGCAGACGGGCCGCCCACGGCAGCCGCGGGGACACCGGCATCCACCGGACCCGCAGGCCCTCCCCCCGGGGGACCGCGACGAACACCGCTGCCGCGGCCAGGACCACCGCGGCGCCGGCCCCGGCCCCCGCGCGCAGCAGCCCCCGCAGGGGTGCACCCTCCGGCCAGTACAGCGCGGCAACGGCTGTGGTGGCGGCCAGGGCGAAGACCGCGACCACCAGGCCGTAGGCCAGGTCCCGCGCGTACGCGCCGCCGACGGCCACGAGCACCACCGCGCTCGCCAGGGAGTACTTGAGATCCCGGCGGGCCGGCAGGTCGAAGCTGTGGAGGACCTGCAGCCACAGGAACAGGCGCACGAGGGGGACCCGCGGGTCGTAGGGAGTGGCCACCAGCGTGCGGAAGAAGTCCCGGGCCACGACCAGCACCAGGACGGCGACAGCCAGCTTCAGCCACGTGTTCCGGGCCCGGCGCCGAAGGTAGCTGACTATGAAGCCGGCCGTGACAGCCGCGGCGGCCAGCGCAGCCTGGGAGGCGAACTCCTCCTGCACGCCCACGGCGGCCACGGCCACCAGGATTGCGACCAGGGTCGCCGCGCGCGCGACCGGCGCGTCCTCCGCTTCGTGCGCACGCCGGCGCGTCATAGCGCCCACCGGGCCAGGGCTGCGCCCGCATCGTGACCGCCGCGCAGGACGGCCACCGGCACCCCCAGCGCTTCCAGCGCGAGGAGGGATCCCTCGGGCGGTTCCCCTGCTTCCCGATTGCCCGGCCGGTAGGTGGGGACGCTGACCACGACGGCGGCCACCGGGTGACGGCGAGCCAGCACCAGCAGCCCGTCGGCGTCAGCGGTCAGCACGACGGCACGCGTCCCCGGAGGCAGCAGCGCGTGCTGCTCTGCGGGGCCGCGGCTGCCTCCCGGGTGCACCGACGCCAGCCACCGCAGCGCCTCCCGCCAGCTCAGCGCGCTCGCCTGCCGGTCCGCGGAACTCACC
This window harbors:
- a CDS encoding prepilin peptidase, which translates into the protein MNSPAILAFVFALGTILGSFLNVVIYRLPRKQSLVRPGSHCPRCGTPVRPADNIPLLSFVLLRGRCRTCRAPIGWRYPLVEATAGVLLVLIWSSYAPAGAWLALVSGAVLALSLLAVFFIDLDHQIVPNAITYPGLAAGLALSALQGRIVPAVVAAAGAGAFFLLIALVSRGGMGGGDIKLAAMMGAFLGWPGIAVGLLVGFLVGAAAGLVLMAARKRSRKDPIPFGPALAVGGVVALLAGDVLLRWWLSL
- a CDS encoding transglutaminaseTgpA domain-containing protein; translation: MTRRRAHEAEDAPVARAATLVAILVAVAAVGVQEEFASQAALAAAAVTAGFIVSYLRRRARNTWLKLAVAVLVLVVARDFFRTLVATPYDPRVPLVRLFLWLQVLHSFDLPARRDLKYSLASAVVLVAVGGAYARDLAYGLVVAVFALAATTAVAALYWPEGAPLRGLLRAGAGAGAAVVLAAAAVFVAVPRGEGLRVRWMPVSPRLPWAARLHTRIVNPAYPEADQAGPQRDVVFNPLGYVGFSTFVDLRLRGVPDERLVLRVRSTRPAFWRGLGFDEYTGQGWRMTDPSVEELIPDQVRFVARLGEDEPWPAGSEQVVQTFYVEADQPNVIFAAYRPFEVYFPTGLVAVDRYAGLRSPITLEPGMVYSVISRVPSPTPALLAREHGEIPPSVRERYLQVPRLPDRVRQLAADLAAGGGSPYGKAVAVADYLRRCCTYTLQAPPLPPGADAVDHFLFVTRQGSCEAFSSALAVLLRAAGVPARLVTGYTTGAYNRLTGYYEVRNSDAHAWVEVFQPGVGWVAVDPTPGFAVPSALDDSPGQWLLADGIRWVWRGMAGAGATVPRDIPLQGVLAVLGAAAAAAAAAARTRRGPGRPADPVETAYVRMEHLLRRRGYRRLGHLTPREFVAALPESVRPPADLVTRVFEASRYGGRPATLGDVDACRQALDTLRGAVRRLPRRREPPGRTATQPRSRVPAIPPSREFARPHGDRS